One window from the genome of Amaranthus tricolor cultivar Red isolate AtriRed21 chromosome 9, ASM2621246v1, whole genome shotgun sequence encodes:
- the LOC130824287 gene encoding ethylene-responsive transcription factor ERF017 gives MTKMAKKSPEYEENNDANSSIKYKGVRKRKWGKWVSEIRLPNSRERIWLGSYDSAEKAARAFDAAQFCLRGKSANFNFPENPPEIAGGRSMTPSEIQAAAARFANMTGGNDRVVVRDESEENLTVDEYSLSYSPSISDGTTVQIDSFEMTGVETSFQETLSLSNTFGSGNYVSDFGLFTGYDDFTADHFFTTPQQLDNNFDYGVQEDTYDASLYQDSFLWNF, from the coding sequence ATGACAAAAATGGCGAAAAAATCACCTGAATACGAGGAGAATAACGACGCGAATAGTTCGATTAAATACAAGGGAGTTCGGAAGAGGAAATGGGGAAAATGGGTATCCGAAATCCGTTTACCAAATAGCCGAGAACGGATCTGGTTAGGATCCTATGATTCGGCTGAGAAAGCGGCGCGTGCTTTCGACGCGGCTCAGTTTTGTCTTCGTGGTAAGTCGGCGAATTTTAATTTTCCTGAAAATCCACCTGAAATCGCCGGTGGACGGTCAATGACGCCGTCGGAAATTCAAGCTGCGGCAGCGAGGTTTGCTAATATGACAGGCGGTAATGATCGGGTAGTAGTTAGGGATGAATCGGAGGAGAATCTGACGGTGGATGAGTACTCTTTATCTTATTCGCCGTCGATTTCTGACGGAACGACGGTACAAATAGATAGTTTTGAAATGACAGGGGTAGAAACGTCATTTCAGGAGACGTTGAGTTTAAGTAATACGTTTGGGTCGGGTAATTACGTGTCGGATTTTGGGCTTTTTACCGGGTATGATGATTTTACTGCGGATCATTTTTTTACCACACCGCAACAACtggataataattttgattatggTGTTCAAGAGGATACTTATGATGCCTCACTTTACCAAGACTCTTTCCTTTGGAATTTCTAa